One stretch of Pseudoxanthomonas sp. Root65 DNA includes these proteins:
- a CDS encoding alpha-ketoacid dehydrogenase subunit beta, giving the protein MKPENKTVGATSVAKTDIVSTPTAITLIEAITQALAWEIAHDDAVLVLGEDVGVNGGVFRATAGLQQKFGPERVLDTPLDETTIAGLTIGLAAQGMKPVAEAQFDGFVYPMVDHIICHAARLRTRTRGRLHCPMVLRVPWGGGIRAPEHHSEANEAIFTNVPGLRVVMPSSPQRAYGLLLAAIRDPDPVIYMEPKRIYRQYKEVVADDGEALPLDVCFVLRDGTDVTLVTWGAQVKEALEAADALAGEGISAEVIDVATLRPLDFDTIAESVAKTGRCVIVHEAPRTAGFGAEIGARLAEHSMYDLLAPVERVTGYDTHIPLFRLEMKYLPSVDKIVAAARRAMANG; this is encoded by the coding sequence ATGAAGCCCGAGAACAAGACTGTGGGAGCGACGTCAGTCGCGAAAACCGACATCGTCTCCACGCCGACCGCCATCACCCTGATCGAAGCCATCACCCAGGCGCTGGCCTGGGAGATCGCCCACGACGATGCCGTGCTGGTGCTGGGCGAAGACGTGGGCGTGAACGGCGGCGTGTTCCGCGCCACCGCCGGCCTGCAGCAGAAGTTCGGCCCCGAGCGCGTGCTGGACACGCCGCTGGACGAAACCACCATCGCCGGCCTGACCATCGGCCTGGCCGCACAGGGCATGAAGCCGGTCGCCGAAGCGCAGTTCGACGGCTTCGTCTACCCGATGGTCGACCACATCATCTGCCACGCCGCCCGCCTGCGCACCCGCACGCGCGGTCGCCTGCACTGCCCGATGGTGCTGCGCGTGCCGTGGGGCGGCGGCATCCGCGCGCCGGAGCACCACAGCGAAGCCAACGAGGCCATCTTCACCAACGTGCCCGGCCTGCGCGTGGTCATGCCGTCCTCGCCGCAGCGCGCCTACGGCCTGCTGCTGGCCGCGATCCGCGATCCGGACCCGGTCATCTACATGGAGCCCAAGCGCATCTACCGCCAGTACAAGGAAGTGGTCGCCGACGACGGCGAAGCGCTGCCGCTGGACGTGTGCTTCGTACTGCGCGACGGCACCGACGTGACCCTGGTGACCTGGGGCGCGCAGGTGAAGGAAGCGCTCGAGGCCGCCGACGCACTGGCCGGCGAAGGCATCAGCGCCGAAGTCATCGACGTGGCCACGTTGCGCCCGCTCGACTTCGACACCATCGCCGAATCGGTGGCCAAGACCGGCCGCTGCGTGATCGTGCACGAGGCACCGCGCACGGCCGGCTTCGGCGCCGAGATCGGCGCGCGCCTGGCCGAGCACTCGATGTACGACCTGCTGGCCCCGGTCGAACGCGTCACCGGCTACGACACCCACATCCCGCTGTTCCGCCTGGAAATGAAATACCTGCCCAGCGTCGACAAGATCGTCGCCGCGGCCAGGCGGGCGATGGCGAACGGCTGA
- a CDS encoding SH3 domain-containing protein, with protein sequence MRARVLRDYRTQYATPIRFACGDVVALGARDTEWPAFAWTTTADGNAGWAPVDWLQPRDDGHAIALRDYSAQELDAQAGDTVALQYELGDWWWCTHADGRNGWLPARDLDPINDNETTSEETSA encoded by the coding sequence ATGCGGGCACGCGTCCTCCGCGACTACCGCACGCAGTACGCGACCCCCATCCGGTTCGCGTGCGGCGACGTGGTCGCGCTCGGCGCACGCGACACCGAGTGGCCGGCCTTCGCCTGGACCACCACCGCCGACGGCAACGCCGGCTGGGCGCCGGTGGACTGGCTGCAACCGCGGGACGACGGCCACGCCATCGCGCTGCGCGACTATTCCGCGCAGGAACTGGACGCGCAGGCCGGCGACACCGTCGCGCTGCAGTACGAACTGGGTGACTGGTGGTGGTGCACGCACGCCGACGGCCGCAACGGCTGGCTGCCTGCGCGCGACCTGGACCCGATCAACGACAACGAAACGACTTCCGAAGAGACATCCGCATGA
- a CDS encoding dihydrolipoamide acetyltransferase family protein, producing MSESKTFHLPDLGEGLPDATIVEWFVKEGDVIRLDEPLVSMETAKAVVEVPSPVSGKVLKLAGAAGDIVVTGSMLAMFEPDASLPQRAEGQDTGHHHGPPKPAAVGATSVANPTPDAAPIATDVAPTEADAGTVVGAMQSSNAVHTEQAIAVGGVKAMPAVRAMAKKLGVDLSRVRASGADGAVTMQDVKQAAADGSTLLPSPTARAVGGEGAQHPVAHARTESSSALRAPSPEGRREDQRTALSASGKPMRTQPPGVSVSGQPEQLKGVRRNMARVMADAHAKVVPTTLSDDADIHAWTPGNDMTGRLVRAIVRACKTVPAMNAWFDGDKLTRTLHPQVDIGIAVDTDDGLFVPALRNADLLDAGSVRESINRLRTQVEDRSIPPSELTGYTISLSNFGMFAGRYATPVVVPPCVAIVAAGRARHQVTPVMGGFESHKVIPLSVTFDHRACTGGEAARFLKAMIDDLALPG from the coding sequence ATGAGCGAGAGCAAGACCTTCCACCTGCCCGACCTGGGCGAGGGCCTCCCGGACGCCACCATCGTCGAGTGGTTCGTCAAGGAAGGCGACGTGATCCGGCTGGACGAACCGCTGGTGTCGATGGAGACCGCGAAGGCCGTGGTCGAGGTTCCCTCGCCCGTCTCCGGCAAGGTGCTGAAACTGGCCGGTGCGGCCGGCGACATCGTCGTCACCGGCAGCATGCTGGCGATGTTCGAGCCGGATGCCAGCCTGCCGCAACGCGCCGAAGGCCAGGACACCGGCCACCACCACGGCCCGCCGAAGCCTGCTGCTGTGGGAGCGACGTCAGTCGCGAATCCGACACCCGATGCAGCCCCCATCGCGACGGACGTCGCTCCCACAGAAGCCGACGCCGGCACCGTGGTCGGCGCCATGCAGTCGTCCAATGCGGTGCACACCGAACAGGCGATCGCCGTCGGCGGCGTCAAGGCCATGCCGGCCGTGCGCGCGATGGCGAAGAAGCTGGGCGTGGATCTGTCGCGCGTGCGCGCCAGCGGCGCCGATGGCGCGGTGACCATGCAGGACGTGAAGCAGGCCGCCGCCGATGGTTCCACCCTGCTCCCCTCTCCCACCGCGAGAGCGGTCGGGGGTGAAGGTGCGCAGCATCCGGTTGCTCACGCTCGCACCGAATCCTCATCCGCCCTTCGGGCACCTTCTCCCGAGGGGCGAAGGGAAGACCAGCGCACCGCGCTGTCCGCCAGCGGCAAGCCGATGCGCACGCAGCCGCCGGGCGTGTCGGTCAGTGGCCAGCCCGAGCAGCTCAAGGGCGTACGCCGCAACATGGCGCGCGTGATGGCCGATGCGCATGCCAAGGTCGTGCCGACCACGCTCAGCGACGACGCCGACATTCACGCCTGGACACCCGGCAACGACATGACCGGCCGCCTGGTCCGCGCCATCGTCCGCGCCTGCAAGACGGTGCCGGCGATGAACGCGTGGTTCGATGGCGACAAGCTGACCCGCACGCTGCACCCGCAGGTGGACATCGGTATCGCCGTGGATACCGATGACGGCCTGTTCGTGCCCGCACTGCGCAATGCCGACCTGCTGGACGCCGGTAGCGTGCGCGAGAGCATCAACCGCCTGCGCACGCAGGTGGAAGACCGCAGCATTCCGCCGTCGGAACTGACCGGCTACACGATCTCGCTGAGCAACTTTGGCATGTTCGCCGGCCGCTACGCCACGCCCGTGGTGGTGCCGCCGTGCGTGGCCATCGTCGCCGCCGGTCGCGCGCGCCACCAGGTCACGCCGGTGATGGGCGGCTTCGAGTCGCACAAGGTCATCCCGCTGTCGGTGACGTTCGACCACCGCGCCTGCACCGGCGGCGAAGCGGCGCGCTTCCTCAAGGCGATGATCGACGACCTAGCCCTGCCCGGCTGA
- a CDS encoding VOC family protein — MTHRSRLAGFIIDSQVDDLPAASAFWSAALGLKVTHPDDGGVGLYDKFEPGPGGLHIEVQKVKHEARVHLDIETDDIDAEVARLEALGARRVQHLHNRWWVMEAPTGHRFCVVPMDEASARGAPNRWP, encoded by the coding sequence ATGACCCACCGCAGCCGTCTTGCCGGTTTCATCATCGACAGCCAGGTCGACGACCTGCCCGCCGCGTCCGCGTTCTGGAGTGCCGCCCTGGGGCTGAAGGTCACCCATCCCGATGACGGCGGCGTGGGGCTCTACGACAAGTTCGAGCCCGGTCCGGGCGGGCTGCATATCGAAGTGCAGAAGGTGAAGCACGAGGCGCGCGTGCATCTGGACATCGAGACCGACGACATCGACGCCGAAGTCGCGCGACTGGAAGCACTCGGCGCCAGGCGCGTGCAGCACCTGCACAACCGCTGGTGGGTGATGGAAGCGCCGACCGGGCACCGCTTCTGCGTGGTGCCGATGGACGAGGCCAGCGCGCGCGGCGCGCCGAACCGCTGGCCCTGA
- a CDS encoding BLUF domain-containing protein — protein MAPLHALVYRSQATHPLDVHDLDQLLLDARVANELADVTGALLYGGLRFVQYLEGTRADVEQIYARITRASQHHQLEILEQGRVEKRLFQRWHMGFAHAPQTLVQQLSQSQWQREVPWLEDESAASPGLARLLAFWKEEAVLAR, from the coding sequence GTGGCTCCTCTTCACGCGCTGGTCTATCGAAGCCAGGCCACGCATCCGCTGGATGTCCACGATCTCGACCAGTTGCTGCTGGACGCGCGTGTGGCGAATGAACTCGCCGACGTGACGGGTGCGCTGCTGTACGGTGGACTGCGTTTCGTGCAGTACCTGGAAGGCACGCGCGCCGACGTGGAGCAGATCTACGCGCGCATCACCCGCGCCAGCCAGCATCACCAGCTGGAGATCCTGGAGCAGGGCCGGGTGGAGAAGCGCCTGTTCCAGCGCTGGCACATGGGCTTTGCGCATGCGCCGCAGACGCTGGTGCAGCAGCTCAGCCAGTCGCAGTGGCAGCGCGAGGTGCCGTGGCTGGAGGACGAGTCGGCCGCGTCCCCCGGCCTGGCGCGCCTGCTGGCGTTCTGGAAGGAAGAAGCGGTGCTCGCGCGCTGA
- a CDS encoding M28 family metallopeptidase: MKRSIPFLLLSLCTSPVLATDIPGGGISADNLSRHVRVLASDEFEGRAPATPGEEKTIAYVVGELEKAGVQPGGRNGAWTQDVALVRAQVDGEVSAAVKVGGALQALANGDDVVLQSLSPVERVDITDAPLVFVGYGISAPERGWDDYKGADLKGKVAVVLVNDPDFETAAAGAFDGRAVTYYGRWTYKYEELARQGAAGVLIVHETAPAAYGWATVRASGLSPVFDIPRDDAAQYHTRLRGWMQRDLAVSLFQRAGLDFEAEKRRAQTAAFAPVALGDATMSAAFALKRDQVVTRNVIGKLQGAQRPDETVIYSAHWDAFGIGEPDASGDTVRHGAIDNATGVAAVIELARVFAAGPRPQRTLLFMALTAEEKGLQGATYYAANPVAPLEKTAAVLNIEMLSPDGPNRDIASWGKGRVSLEDDLKRVAEAHGRRYSPDPNLEAGFFYRADHFAFARAGVPAITVGAGLDRIHGGVASGKALRDAYFARCYHQPCDAWTTAWDASGQVQDVELLYALGREIADSRAWPRWLNGSEFKAERERSETERK; encoded by the coding sequence ATGAAGCGAAGCATCCCTTTTCTGCTCCTCTCCCTCTGCACCTCGCCGGTATTGGCCACCGACATCCCCGGCGGCGGCATCAGCGCCGACAACCTGTCGCGCCACGTGCGCGTGCTGGCGTCGGACGAATTCGAGGGGCGCGCGCCGGCGACGCCCGGCGAGGAGAAGACGATCGCCTACGTGGTCGGCGAGCTGGAGAAGGCGGGCGTGCAGCCCGGTGGCCGCAACGGCGCATGGACGCAGGATGTGGCATTGGTGCGCGCGCAGGTGGACGGCGAGGTGTCGGCGGCGGTGAAGGTCGGTGGCGCACTGCAGGCCCTGGCCAATGGCGATGACGTCGTCCTGCAGAGCCTGAGTCCGGTCGAGCGCGTCGACATCACCGATGCGCCGCTGGTCTTCGTCGGTTACGGCATCAGCGCGCCCGAGCGCGGCTGGGACGATTACAAGGGCGCCGACCTGAAAGGCAAGGTCGCCGTGGTCTTGGTGAACGATCCGGATTTCGAGACGGCGGCGGCTGGCGCCTTCGATGGCCGCGCGGTGACCTACTACGGTCGCTGGACCTACAAGTACGAAGAACTGGCGCGGCAGGGCGCGGCGGGCGTGCTGATCGTGCATGAGACCGCGCCGGCGGCCTATGGATGGGCGACCGTACGCGCATCGGGCCTGTCGCCGGTGTTCGACATTCCGCGCGATGACGCTGCGCAGTACCACACGCGGCTGCGCGGCTGGATGCAGCGCGACCTGGCGGTGTCGCTGTTCCAGCGTGCAGGGCTGGATTTCGAGGCGGAGAAGCGTCGCGCGCAGACGGCCGCGTTCGCACCCGTGGCGCTCGGCGATGCCACGATGTCCGCCGCGTTCGCGCTGAAGCGCGACCAGGTGGTCACCCGCAACGTCATCGGCAAGCTGCAGGGCGCGCAGCGTCCGGATGAGACCGTCATCTATTCCGCGCACTGGGATGCGTTCGGCATCGGCGAACCCGACGCGAGCGGCGACACCGTCCGCCATGGCGCGATCGACAACGCGACCGGTGTCGCCGCGGTGATCGAACTGGCGCGCGTGTTCGCCGCCGGTCCGCGGCCGCAGCGGACCCTGCTGTTCATGGCGCTGACCGCCGAGGAAAAGGGCCTGCAGGGCGCGACCTACTACGCCGCAAACCCGGTGGCGCCGCTGGAGAAGACGGCGGCGGTGCTGAACATCGAAATGCTCAGTCCCGACGGTCCGAACCGCGACATCGCCTCGTGGGGCAAGGGTCGTGTGTCGCTGGAGGACGACCTGAAGCGCGTGGCGGAAGCGCATGGCCGCAGGTATTCGCCCGACCCCAACCTGGAAGCCGGCTTCTTCTACCGCGCCGATCATTTCGCGTTCGCGCGCGCCGGCGTTCCCGCGATCACCGTGGGCGCGGGGCTGGATCGCATCCACGGCGGTGTCGCGAGCGGCAAGGCGCTGCGCGATGCCTACTTCGCCCGCTGCTACCACCAGCCGTGCGATGCGTGGACGACCGCATGGGACGCGAGCGGGCAGGTGCAGGATGTGGAACTGCTGTACGCGCTGGGCCGCGAGATCGCCGACAGTCGCGCATGGCCGCGCTGGCTGAACGGTTCAGAATTCAAGGCCGAACGCGAACGCAGCGAGACTGAACGGAAATAG
- a CDS encoding MBL fold metallo-hydrolase: protein MSLHGIHTIDTAFHRDHFDAAYLVVEEGRGAFIDCGTNHSVPHLLAALQQAGLAPEDVDFLIVTHVHLDHAGGAGLLLQHLPNATLIAHPRAAPHLIYPAKLVEGATAVYGEEEIQRSYGTVQPVPKARVRIVEDGETLMLSGRPLQFIDTPGHARHHHCIWDARSRCWFTGDTFGLSYRELDGPQGAFILPTTTPVQFEPVALKTSIARMVAHGPDGMYLTHYGRVGEVPRLAQALYEQIDAMVAIAEACDGRADRHRCLTAGLSALYLERAHALQVPLADEDVLRILAMDIELNAQGLAVWLDRGRP from the coding sequence ATGAGCCTCCACGGCATCCACACCATCGACACCGCGTTCCATCGCGATCATTTCGACGCTGCGTACCTCGTCGTCGAGGAAGGCCGTGGCGCCTTCATCGACTGCGGCACCAACCATTCGGTGCCGCACCTGCTGGCGGCGCTGCAGCAGGCGGGGCTGGCGCCGGAAGACGTCGATTTCCTGATCGTCACCCACGTGCATCTCGACCACGCCGGCGGCGCGGGCCTGCTGCTGCAGCACCTGCCGAATGCCACGCTGATCGCGCATCCGCGCGCGGCGCCGCATCTGATCTACCCGGCGAAGCTGGTCGAAGGCGCCACCGCGGTCTATGGCGAAGAAGAGATCCAGCGCAGCTACGGCACCGTCCAGCCGGTACCGAAAGCACGCGTGCGCATTGTCGAAGACGGCGAGACGCTGATGCTGTCGGGGCGCCCACTGCAGTTCATCGACACGCCGGGCCATGCCCGCCACCACCATTGCATCTGGGACGCCCGTAGCCGCTGCTGGTTCACCGGCGACACCTTCGGCCTGTCCTACCGCGAACTGGATGGACCGCAGGGTGCCTTCATCCTGCCGACCACCACGCCGGTGCAGTTCGAGCCGGTGGCGTTGAAAACCAGCATCGCGCGCATGGTCGCGCACGGACCCGACGGCATGTACCTGACCCACTACGGCCGCGTCGGCGAGGTGCCGCGGCTGGCGCAGGCGCTGTACGAACAGATCGATGCGATGGTGGCGATCGCCGAGGCCTGCGACGGGCGTGCGGACCGCCACCGCTGCCTCACCGCCGGCCTCTCCGCCCTGTATCTCGAACGCGCGCATGCGCTGCAGGTGCCGCTGGCGGACGAGGACGTGCTGCGCATCCTCGCCATGGACATCGAATTGAACGCGCAGGGCCTGGCCGTGTGGCTGGATCGCGGGCGGCCGTGA
- a CDS encoding tryptophan--tRNA ligase has product MTTRVLTGITTSGTPHLGNYVGAVRPAVAASRAADTESFYFLADLHSLIKAQDPARTQRSTLEIAATWLACGLEPDKVWFYRQSDVPEITELTWFLTCVAGKGILNRAHAYKAAVDKNNADGEDPDAGVSAGLFMYPVLMAADILIFNAHQVPVGRDQIQHIEMARDFGQRFNHVYGKEYFTLPEALIDDHVATLPGLDGRKMSKSYNNTIPLFVPRDELKKLVFSILTDSRGPGEPKDTEGSALFQLYQAFGTTEETRAFAQKFADGIGWGDAKQQLFERIDAEIAPLREKYEALMAKPADIEAILRDGARRLRERYATPLLAELRRAVGLRDLSQQPAVEAKPAVSKAALPAFKQYRDTDGRFYFKLTDADGNVLVQSNGFDSPKDAGKLIAVLKQAEQADAMETPEIVLQVPVADVLAALAALRAAEA; this is encoded by the coding sequence ATGACCACCCGCGTCCTTACCGGCATCACCACCTCGGGCACGCCGCACCTGGGCAACTACGTGGGCGCCGTGCGCCCCGCGGTGGCCGCCAGCCGTGCGGCGGACACGGAGAGCTTCTACTTCCTGGCCGACCTGCACAGCCTGATCAAGGCGCAGGACCCGGCGCGCACCCAGCGCTCCACGCTGGAGATCGCCGCCACGTGGCTGGCCTGCGGCCTGGAGCCGGACAAGGTGTGGTTCTACCGCCAGAGCGACGTGCCGGAGATCACCGAGCTGACCTGGTTCCTGACCTGCGTGGCGGGCAAGGGCATCCTCAACCGCGCGCATGCCTACAAGGCGGCGGTGGACAAGAACAACGCCGACGGCGAAGACCCGGATGCCGGCGTCAGCGCCGGCCTCTTCATGTACCCGGTGCTGATGGCCGCCGACATCCTGATCTTCAATGCGCACCAGGTGCCGGTGGGCCGCGACCAGATCCAGCACATCGAGATGGCGCGCGACTTCGGCCAGCGCTTCAACCACGTGTACGGCAAGGAGTACTTCACCCTGCCGGAAGCGCTGATCGACGACCATGTGGCCACGCTGCCCGGCCTGGACGGCCGCAAGATGAGCAAGAGCTACAACAACACGATTCCGCTGTTCGTGCCGCGGGACGAATTGAAGAAGCTGGTGTTCTCGATCCTGACCGACTCGCGCGGCCCGGGTGAGCCGAAGGACACCGAGGGCTCGGCGCTGTTCCAGCTGTACCAGGCGTTCGGCACCACTGAAGAGACGCGCGCGTTCGCGCAGAAGTTCGCCGACGGCATCGGCTGGGGCGATGCCAAGCAGCAGCTGTTCGAGCGGATCGACGCGGAAATCGCCCCGCTGCGCGAGAAGTACGAAGCCTTGATGGCGAAACCGGCCGACATCGAGGCCATCCTGCGCGATGGCGCCCGTCGCCTGCGCGAGCGTTACGCCACGCCATTGCTGGCCGAACTGCGCCGCGCCGTGGGCCTGCGCGACCTGTCGCAGCAGCCGGCGGTGGAAGCAAAGCCCGCGGTGTCGAAGGCGGCGCTGCCGGCGTTCAAGCAGTACCGCGACACCGATGGCCGGTTCTACTTCAAGCTGACCGATGCCGACGGCAACGTGCTGGTGCAGAGCAACGGCTTCGACTCGCCGAAGGACGCCGGCAAGCTGATCGCCGTGCTGAAGCAGGCCGAGCAGGCCGATGCGATGGAGACACCGGAGATCGTGCTGCAGGTGCCGGTGGCGGACGTGCTGGCGGCGCTGGCCGCGTTGCGCGCGGCGGAGGCCTGA
- a CDS encoding CsbD family protein, with protein sequence MNQDIIAGNWKQLKGKIQAKWGDLTDDDFKVAQGNAEYLEGRLQERYGYDRDRAHTEVEDFQRTLRSDKTFKH encoded by the coding sequence ATGAATCAGGACATCATCGCCGGCAACTGGAAGCAGCTGAAGGGCAAGATCCAGGCCAAGTGGGGTGATCTGACCGACGACGACTTCAAGGTCGCGCAGGGCAACGCCGAATACCTGGAAGGCCGCCTGCAGGAGCGCTATGGCTACGACCGCGACCGCGCGCATACCGAGGTCGAGGATTTCCAGCGCACGCTGCGCTCGGACAAGACCTTCAAGCACTGA
- a CDS encoding entericidin A/B family lipoprotein, which produces MKRVAALLMLSLFSIAVLSGCNTVKGFGKDVQKVGEKVEDSSGK; this is translated from the coding sequence ATGAAGCGTGTCGCTGCGTTGCTGATGTTGTCCCTGTTCTCCATCGCCGTGCTGTCCGGCTGCAACACCGTCAAGGGGTTCGGCAAGGACGTGCAGAAGGTGGGCGAAAAGGTCGAGGATTCGTCGGGCAAGTAA
- a CDS encoding entericidin A/B family lipoprotein, whose product MKRAMMLLLTAMFSMAVLSGCNTMAGAGKDVQKVGEKVEDKAQDCKDGKC is encoded by the coding sequence ATGAAGCGTGCAATGATGCTGCTGCTGACGGCGATGTTCTCGATGGCGGTCCTGTCGGGCTGCAACACCATGGCCGGTGCCGGCAAGGACGTGCAGAAGGTCGGCGAGAAGGTCGAGGACAAGGCCCAGGACTGCAAGGACGGCAAGTGCTGA
- the rocF gene encoding arginase: MSRVFPPVSLIGVPTDVGAGHRGARMGPDALRIAGLGEALAARGVDVIDTGNVQGPANPWTGPVSGYRHLDEVVAWNRAVMEATAAELARARLPIMLGGDHCLAMGSITAVARHCRQTGKRLRILWLDAHSDFNTSEVTPSGNIHGMPVACLCGIGPDALTRLGGDSPAITPSMVRQIGIRSVDPEEKKLIKDHQVDVYDMRYIDEVGMKRTMEAALEGMDADTHLHVSFDVDFLDPSIAPGVGTTVPGGPNYREAQLVMEMIADTGLMGSLDIVELNPVLDRRNRTAKLTVDLVESLFGKSTLMRD; this comes from the coding sequence ATGAGTCGAGTCTTCCCCCCCGTGTCCCTGATCGGCGTGCCCACCGACGTCGGTGCCGGCCATCGCGGCGCCCGCATGGGGCCGGATGCGCTGCGCATCGCGGGGCTGGGCGAAGCGCTGGCGGCGCGCGGCGTGGACGTGATCGACACCGGCAACGTGCAGGGACCGGCCAACCCCTGGACCGGCCCGGTCAGCGGTTACCGCCATCTGGACGAGGTGGTGGCGTGGAACCGCGCCGTGATGGAGGCCACCGCCGCCGAACTGGCGCGCGCACGGCTGCCGATCATGCTGGGCGGCGACCATTGCCTGGCGATGGGCTCGATCACCGCCGTGGCCCGGCACTGCCGCCAGACCGGCAAGCGCCTGCGCATCCTGTGGCTGGACGCGCATTCGGACTTCAACACCAGCGAGGTCACCCCGTCGGGCAACATCCACGGCATGCCGGTGGCCTGCCTGTGCGGGATCGGTCCGGACGCGCTGACCCGGCTGGGCGGCGATTCCCCGGCCATCACGCCGTCGATGGTGCGGCAGATCGGCATCCGCTCCGTCGACCCGGAGGAGAAGAAGCTGATCAAGGACCACCAGGTCGATGTGTACGACATGCGCTACATCGACGAGGTGGGCATGAAGCGCACGATGGAAGCGGCGCTGGAAGGCATGGACGCCGACACCCACCTGCACGTCAGCTTCGACGTCGACTTCCTGGACCCCAGCATCGCGCCGGGCGTGGGCACCACCGTGCCCGGCGGCCCCAACTACCGCGAGGCGCAGCTGGTGATGGAGATGATCGCCGACACCGGCCTGATGGGCTCGCTGGACATCGTCGAACTGAACCCGGTGCTGGATCGCCGCAACCGTACCGCCAAGCTGACCGTGGACCTGGTGGAAAGCCTGTTCGGCAAGTCGACCCTGATGCGCGACTGA
- a CDS encoding GFA family protein, whose translation MPTVTGTCHCKAVEFEVDLVDGHQNIRRCNCSLCSRRGAIMAGVTLDRLRITRGEDKLSLYQWNTRIAKHWFCSVCGIYTHHQRRSVPTEYGYNLACIDGIDLTQIGEIGKSNGAAQTLVSS comes from the coding sequence ATGCCCACCGTAACCGGCACCTGCCACTGCAAGGCCGTCGAGTTCGAAGTCGACCTCGTCGACGGCCACCAGAACATCCGTCGCTGCAACTGCTCCCTGTGCAGCCGCCGTGGCGCGATCATGGCCGGCGTCACCCTCGACCGCCTGCGCATTACCCGGGGCGAGGACAAGCTGAGCCTCTACCAGTGGAACACCAGGATCGCCAAACACTGGTTCTGCAGCGTGTGCGGCATCTACACCCATCATCAGCGCCGCAGCGTGCCCACCGAGTACGGCTACAACCTCGCCTGCATCGACGGGATCGACCTCACGCAGATCGGCGAGATCGGCAAGAGCAACGGCGCCGCGCAGACGCTGGTTTCATCCTGA